A genomic segment from Plasmodium sp. gorilla clade G2 genome assembly, chromosome: 3 encodes:
- a CDS encoding 60S acidic ribosomal protein P2 has translation MAMKYVAAYLMCVLGGNENPSTKEVKNVLGAVNADVEDEVLNNFIDSLKGKSCHELITDGLKKLQNIGGGVAAAPAGAAAVETADTKKEDKKEEKKEEEEEEEDDLGFSLFG, from the coding sequence atggcTATGAAATACGTTGCAGCATATCTTATGTGTGTGTTGGGAGGAAATGAAAACCCAAGCACAAAAGAAGTTAAGAATGTTTTGGGAGCCGTAAATGCTGATGTAGAAGATGAAGTTTTAAACAATTTTATTGATTCTTTAAAAGGAAAGAGTTGCCATGAATTAATTACTGATGGATTAAAGAAATTACAAAATATCGGAGGTGGTGTAGCTGCCGCACCAGCTGGTGCCGCTGCAGTAGAAACTGCTGATACCAAGAAAGAAGAtaagaaagaagaaaagaaagaagaagaagaggaAGAAGAAGACGACTTAGGATTTTCCTTATTTggttaa
- a CDS encoding SECIS-binding protein 2, putative, producing the protein MKKEIIVDVKSNPRTHTNGDKDIIIEKKKKKKKKKKKENVKVSINANMNVENVKNVENIKCIKNEKYIKNIKSIKYYNDGKKEKKNYQTKNTNNNIQFGNRLVRITFSSDKQKRKEFIKKKKMNIIMKQKKKKRKEFEEKKKLINKLTNILNIEKEKGNYYFLPKCLKKKKISKLKKIIILEKKIKNDLYQELLKQKENITSMNDHQDDIYLQLIQNKIKWILKNKNKKNKIIKIKINNNNNNNNNNNNNNSSNNKFASSSFKKLAKTENVLNGELPDVQVNNLKKFIHTWTNKYTTDLRKGKNDDRKRHIRQLISVAKKLEKYTDQNDKDNLKDKRVSSKNNFFSFEDFDKNKAVNIKEKKQNSDIIEINEHNICNHNNNNNNNNNNNNNNSNNDDNKNKSFTDVNDMLKDEMLKNEKILNYIQVSRVEKKIYINDYVDHEITDKLNTMVKEFLKKISLSHEKLLLLKKKKRYFLGLKECYKHICIDEPKIVFIAPNIEPSLNNIFDDTLGKIISKSKEKNIPIVFALSKNLLGKCINKSRQSIICIIDNDSYIKECNDIINLANSLRLCK; encoded by the coding sequence atgaaaaaagaaattattgtCGACGTAAAATCCAATCCTCGCACACATACTAATGGTGATAAAGACATAATtatagagaaaaaaaaaaaaaaaaaaaagaagaagaagaaagaaaatgTGAAGGTAAGTATAAATGCAAATATGAATGTAGAGAATGTCAAAAATgtggaaaatataaaatgtataaaaaatgaaaaatacataaaaaatataaaatctataaaatattataatgatggaaaaaaagaaaaaaaaaattatcaaacgaaaaatacaaataacaATATACAATTCGGAAATAGACTAGTCAGAATAACATTTAGTAGCGATAAACAAAAAAGGAAGgaatttatcaaaaaaaaaaaaatgaatataataatgaaacaaaaaaaaaagaaaagaaaagaatttgaagaaaaaaaaaaacttataaataaattaacaaatatattaaatattgaaaaagaaaaaggaaattattattttttacccaaatgtttaaaaaaaaaaaaaatatccaaattaaaaaaaattattattttagaaaagaaaattaaaaatgatcTATATcaagaattattaaaacaaaaagaaaatatcaCTTCTATGAATGATCATCaggatgatatatatttacaacttattcaaaataaaataaaatggatactaaaaaataaaaataaaaaaaataaaatcataaaaataaaaataaataataataataataataataataacaacaacaataataatagtagtaataataaattcgCTAGCAgttcttttaaaaaactaGCCAAAACGGAAAATGTGCTAAATGGTGAGTTACCTGACGTTCAGgtgaataatttaaaaaaatttatacacACATggacaaataaatatacaacaGATTTgcgaaaaggaaaaaatgatgatagaAAGAGGCATATAAGACAACTGATAAGTGTTgcaaaaaaattagaaaagtACACTGATCAGAATGATAAGGATAATTTGAAAGATAAAAGAGTTTCTtcgaaaaataattttttttcttttgaagattttgataagaataaagctgttaatataaaagaaaaaaaacagaatAGTGATATCATAGAAATAAATGAGCATAATATATGCAAccataacaataataataacaacaacaataataataataataataatagtaataatgatgataataagaataaaagtTTTACTGATGTAAATGACATGTTAAAAGATGAAATgctaaaaaatgaaaaaattttaaattatatacaagTCAGCAgagttgaaaaaaaaatttatatcaaTGATTATGTTGATCATGAAATAActgataaattaaatactATGGTTAAagagtttttaaaaaaaatctcTCTTTCACATGAAAAATTGTTAttgttaaaaaagaaaaaaagatatttctTAGGATTAAAAGAAtgttataaacatatatgcaTAGATGAACCCAAAATAGTATTTATTGCTCCGAATATTGAACCATCactaaataatattttcgaTGATACGTTAGGGAAAATAATTTCTAAatctaaagaaaaaaatatcccTATAGTTTTTGCTTTAAGTAAAAATTTGTTAggaaaatgtataaataaatctaGACAGTcaattatttgtataattgATAATGAttcttatataaaagaatgtAATGATATAATTAATCTCGCTAATTCTTTGAGATTATGTAAATGA
- a CDS encoding YTH domain-containing protein, putative: protein MNYNNNSFIPPTHVVKNIYTSAKTKFFLIKSSSDKNIAISLNYNIWATTPKNEYKFVSAFMEHDYVILVFSVNGSSKFCGYAIMQSKPGESKNNNVYFYYDNKVFRGKNFDIQWIRVIDVPFQEVAHLKNSLNENKPIKVGRDGQEIEQMAGIQLCEAFESNFIKINNNLTDTNAKPNIPPMYNMNANNYVESPNMNENIDMIKLYPYNNNFNINYNNFRNLYEESQYNLFNFYNPALHIFPIDLTNMNYDEYIYLYEKSQLVWQQKMLQMKANMNCIKQ from the exons ATGAATTATAACAACAATTCTTTTATACCCCCAACCCATGTGGTTAAGAACATAT aCACAAGTGCAAAAACTAagttttttcttattaaaagCTCGtcagataaaaatatagcgATATCgttgaattataatatttgggCAACAACAccaaaaaatgaatataaatttgtTTCAGCGTTTATG GAACATGATTATGTCATATTAGTTTTTTCAGTTAACGGTAGTTCTAAATTTTGTGGTTATGCGATTATGCAATCCAA ACCAGGAGAATCAAAGAATAATAacgtttatttttattatgacaATAAGGTTTTTAGAGGAAAAAACTTTGATATCCAATGGATACGAGT TATCGATGTGCCCTTTCAAGAAGTTGCCCATTTGAAGAATAGCCTCAACGAAAACAAACCAATAAAAGTTGGAAGAGATGGACAG gaaATAGAACAGATGGCTGGTATTCAGTTATGTGAAGCATTTGAATCGAATTTTATTAAGATTAACAATAACTTAAC AGATACGAATGCCAAACCAAACATCCCACCtatgtataatatgaatgCAAACAACTATGTAGAGAGTCcaaatatgaatgaaaatattgatatgataaaattatatccttataataataactttaatataaattataataattttcgtaatttatatgaagagtctcaatataatttatttaatttttataatccagctttacatatatttccaATAGATCTTACTAATATGAATTATGATgagtacatatatttatatgaaaaatccCAGTTAGTGTGGCAACAAAAAATGTTACAAATGAAGGCCAATATGAATTGCATTaagcaataa
- a CDS encoding 50S ribosomal protein L9, apicoplast, putative: MHFAFFFLIYFFYIIFLPSCSRGFITPQIKRPSYVLYAVKRKKKKNPKLIHITVNSDNEIGKKGEVKQVKLSHAFNYIIPQRLGYRSTTDELVEKEKEDNTLKYIDDIRTSFIWTYKKKLNDLNILFHFKKDEKFAVTQDDLISYLLTRGLIRENDEVYEKIESKKIKLTEFGTYPIKYTFINNISINMSIQILKTS; this comes from the exons atgcATTTtgcttttttctttcttatatatttcttttatattatatttttgccATCGTGTTCTAGAGGATTTATTACTCCTCAGATAAAAAGGCCTAGTTATGTATTATATGcagtaaaaagaaaaaaaaaaaaaaatccgaAGCTGATTCATATTACTGTAAATAGTGACAATGAGATAGGAAAGAAAG GAGAAGTAAAACAAGTAAAATTATCCCACgcctttaattatattatacctCAACGGCTTGGATATAGAAGTACCACTGACGAATTAgtagaaaaggaaaaagaagACAATACTCTGAAATATATAGACGACATAAGAACAAGTTTTATTTGGACTTACAAAAAGAAGTTGAATGATTTAAATATTCTATTTCATTTTAAGAAAGATGAAAAATTTGCCGTTACACAAGATGATCTGATAAGCTAt CTGTTAACTAGAGGGTTAATAAGAGAAAATGACGAAGTATATGAAAAGATagaaagtaaaaaaataaaactcaCAGAATTTGGTACTTAtcctataaaatatacatttataaataatataagtatTAATATGAGTATACAAATACTTAAAACTAGTTAA
- a CDS encoding calcium-dependent protein kinase 3, with protein sequence MNDVIIKNKKKGSCDVIIKCKKSDENIKRRKSSHRYIKNKSVVLGRSIMTNKKEKLKGGLKYKGSKKEIKIGNKKSMIKNDKDENTILKSMKSDNFKFSRRGFILSFTGNLEDFYILSKEPLGKGTYGCVYKATDKLLKISRAVKVVSKKKLKNIPRFRQEIDIMKNLDHPNVVKLLETFEDSNQIYLVMELCTGGELFDKIVKKGCFVETFASFIMKQIFSVLNYLHMRNICHRDIKPENFLFYDITPESLIKIIDFGLASYFTHNNYEMKTKAGTPYYVSPQVLTGSYNYKCDMWSSGVLFYILLCGYPPFFGESDHEILSMVKKGKYHFKGKEWNNITEEAKDLIKRCLTMDPDKRICASEALQHPWFKKRKNAFHMDMKMDIHVLENFKNYGLLLKFQKLAMTIIAQQSNDYDVEKLKSTFIVLDEEGKGYITKEQLKKGLEKNGLKLPYNFDMLLDQIDSDGSGKIDYTEFLAASLDRKQLSKKLIYCAFRVFDVDNDGEITTAELAHILYNGNKKGNITQRDVNRVKRMIRDVDKNNDGKIDFHEFSEMMKLKF encoded by the exons ATGAATGATGTGATTATTAAGAATAAGAAAAAGGGGAGCTGCGATGTGAtcataaaatgtaaaaagtctgatgagaatataaaaagacgAAAGAGTTCAcatagatatataaaaaacaaaagtgTCGTGTTAGGCAGAAGTATAAtgacaaataaaaaagagaaattAAAAGGAGGATTAAAATACAAAGGATCAAAAAAAGAGATAAAAAtaggtaataaaaaaagtatgATAAAGAATgataaagatgaaaataCAATTTTAAAATCTATGAAAAgtgataattttaaattttctaGAAGAGGCTTTATTTTAAGTTTTACTGGGAATTTAGaagatttttatattttatcaaaaGAACCACTAGGTAAAGGAACCTATGGATGTGTATATAAAGCAAcagataaattattaaaaatatctcGAGCTGTAAAAGTAGTAtctaaaaagaaattaaagaaTATACCACGTTTTAGACAAGAAATagatattatgaaaaatttaGATCATCCTAATGTAGTAAAACTACTTGAAACATTTGAAGATAgtaatcaaatatatttagtaATGGAATTATGTACAGGTGGAgaattatttgataaaataGTAAAAAAAGGTTGCTTTGTAGAAACTTTTGCATCCTTTATTATGAAACAAATATTTTctgtattaaattatttacatatgaGAAATATATGTCATCGAGATATTAAACCTGAGAACTTTTTATTCTATGATATCACACCTGAAtcgttaataaaaattatagatTTTGGATTAGCTTCCTATTTTACTCATAACAATTATGAAATGAAAACCAAAGCTGGGACTCCCTATTATGTGTCTCCGCAGGTGTTAACAGGttcttataattataaatgtgATATGTGGTCTTCAggtgttttattttatatattgttgtGTGGATACCCTCCCTTTTTCGGTGAAAGTGACCACGAAATATTGAGCatg GTAAAGAAGGGGAAGTATCATTTTAAGGGCAAGGAGTGGAATAATATAACAGAAGAAGCTAAagatttaataaaaagatgTCTTACAATGGATCCTGATAAAAGAATATGTGCGAGTGAAGCTTTACAACATCCTtggtttaaaaaaagaaaaaatgctTTTCATATGGATATGAAAATGGATATACATGTATTAGAAAATTTTAAGAATTATGgacttttattaaaatttcaGAAATTAGCAATGACAATAATTGCACAACAAAGTAATGATTATGACGTGGAGAAATTAAAATCGACTTTTATAGTTTTAGATGAAGAAGGAAAAGGATATATAACTAAAGAACAATTAAAGAAAGGattagaaaaaaatggaTTAAAACTACCTTACAATTTTGATATGTTGTTAGATCAAATCGATAGTGATGGTAGTGGTAAAATAGACTACACGGAATTCCTTGCAGCTTCTTTGGACAGAAAGCAGTTATCAAag aaattaatatattgtgCCTTTAGGGTCTTCGACGTAGACAATGACGGTGAAATTACAACGGCAGAATTAGCCCac atacTTTATAATGGAAATAAAAAGGGAAACATAACTCAAAGGGACGTCAATCGAGTTAAAAGGATGATTAGGGATGTAGACAAAAACAACGACGGAAAG attgATTTTCATGAATTTTCAGAAATGATGAAGCTAAAATTTTAA